From one Triticum urartu cultivar G1812 chromosome 3, Tu2.1, whole genome shotgun sequence genomic stretch:
- the LOC125543584 gene encoding peroxidase 9-like, which yields MDSSKRCLAAILLASFYFSASLAFFPTHNHEGAHPIGHSPKPGLSPHFYRSTCPQADEIVVSVLKKAIAKEPRIAASLLRLLFHDCFVQGCDASVLLDDSKAVASEKNALPNKNSIRGFEVIDEIKAALEEACPHTVSCADTIALAARGSTVLSGGPYWELSLGRRDSKTAYMKLANKNLPPPNATLHRLVKFFGRQGLDKTDLVALSGSHTIGMARCVSFKQRLYNQHRDNKPDMTLEKRFYHKLASVCPRTGGDNNISPLDFASPPKFDNSYYKLIVEGRGILNSDQVLWTGKDPEIAHLVKSYAENESLFFEHYVNSIIKMGNTNPLLGSDGEIRMNCRRVNHVR from the exons ATGGATTCATCCAAGAGATGCCTTGCTGCGATCCTCCTTGCCTCTTTCTATTTCTCAGCCTCTCTTGCCTTCTTCCCTACTCACAACCATGAGGGTGCCCATCCAATTGGACACAGTCCAAAGCCAGGCCTTTCTCCACATTTCTACAGGTCCACATGCCCGCAAGCTGATGAGATTGTAGTCTCCGTCTTGAAGAAGGCGATTGCCAAGGAACCGCGCATCGCCGCGTCCCTTCTCAGGCTCCTTTTCCATGACTGCTTTGTCCAG GGTTGCGATGCATCAGTTCTGCTTGATGACAGCAAGGCAGTGGCAAGCGAGAAAAACGCTCTTCCCAACAAGAATTCTATTAGAGGATTTGAAGTCATAGATGAGATTAAAGCTGCACTGGAAGAAGCATGCCCACACACAGTCTCTTGTGCTGATACTATTGCCCTAGCTGCCAGAGGTTCAACAGTATTG AGTGGTGGACCATACTGGGAACTCTCGCTGGGAAGGAGGGATTCAAAGACAGCATATATGAAGCTAGCAAATAAGAACCTGCCTCCACCCAATGCAACACTGCATCGTCTTGTAAAATTCTTCGGAAGGCAAGGACTGGATAAAACGGACCTTGTAGCACTATCAG GTAGCCACACCATTGGAATGGCCAGATGTGTTAGTTTCAAACAACGGCTCTACAATCAGCATAGAGATAACAAACCGGACATGACACTGGAGAAAAGGTTCTATCACAAACTGGCATCAGTCTGCCCACGCACCGGAGGTGATAACAACATCAGCCCGCTAGACTTTGCCAGCCCTCCGAAATTCGACAACAGCTATTACAAGTTGATAGTGGAGGGAAGAGGCATTCTTAATTCAGATCAGGTTTTGTGGACCGGAAAAGACCCAGAAATAGCACACCTGGTCAAAAGTTATGCAGAAAATGAGTCCTTGTTCTTTGAACACTACGTGAACTCGATAATCAAGATGGGGAACACAAATCCCCTCTTGGGTTCTGACGGAGAAATCCGTATGAACTGCCGCAGGGTTAATCATGTTCGCTAG
- the LOC125548254 gene encoding peroxidase 72-like, whose product MATSMVCLVALCLVSPLLLAGAVVGNPGYGGLFPQFYDHSCPKAKEMVHSIVAQAVARETRMAASLVRLHFHDCFVKGCDASVLLDNSTNIVSEKGSNPNRNSIRGFEVVDQIKVALETACPGTVSCADILALAARDSTILVGGPYWEVPLGRRDSLGASIQGSNNDIPAPNNTLPTIITKFKRLGLNVVDVVALSGGHTIGLSRCTSFRQRLYNQSGNGLADSTLDVSFAAQLRQGCPRSGGDNNLFPLDAVSSTKFDNFYFKNILAGRGLLSSDEVLLTKSAETAALVKAYADDVHLFFQHFAQSMVNMGNISPLTGSKGEIRKNCRRLNNYH is encoded by the exons atgGCGACCTCCATGGTTTGCCTGGTTGCGCTCTGCCTCGTGTCTCCGTTGCTCCTCGCCGGCGCCGTGGTCGGCAACCCGGGTTACGGCGGCCTGTTCCCGCAGTTCTACGACCACTCGTGCCCCAAGGCCAAGGAGATGGTGCACTCCATCGTGGCGCAGGCCGTGGCCAGGGAGACCAGGATGGCCGCCTCCCTCGTCAGGCTGCATTTCCATGACTGCTTCGTCAAG GGCTGCGACGCGTCCGTGCTGCTGGACAACAGCACCAACATCGTCAGCGAGAAAGGGTCCAACCCCAACAGAAACTCCATCAGGGGGTTCGAGGTCGTCGACCAGATCAAGGTGGCCCTCGAGACCGCCTGCCCCGGCACCGTCTCCTGCGCTGACATCCTCGCCCTCGCAGCCCGCGATTCCACCATCCTC GTCGGTGGCCCGTACTGGGAGGTGCCGCTCGGGCGGAGGGACTCCCTGGGCGCGAGCATCCAGGGCTCCAACAACGACATCCCAGCACCCAACAACACCCTCCCTACCATCATCACCAAGTTCAAGCGCCTGGGCCTCAACGTCGTGGACGTCGTCGCGCTCTCGGGCGGCCACACCATCGGCCTGTCCCGCTGCACCAGCTTCCGGCAGAGGCTGTACAACCAGTCGGGCAACGGCCTCGCCGACAGCACGCTGGACGTGTCCTTCGCAGCGCAGCTGAGGCAGGGCTGCCCCCGCTCCGGCGGCGACAACAACCTCTTTCCGCTCGACGCCGTCAGCTCCACCAAGTTCGACAACTTCTACTTCAAGAACATCCTCGCCGGCAGGGGCCTCCTGAGCTCCGACGAGGTGCTGCTGACCAAGAGCGCCGAGACGGCGGCGCTGGTGAAGGCGTACGCCGACGACGTGCACCTCTTCTTCCAGCACTTTGCCCAGTCAATGGTGAACATGGGCAACATCTCGCCGCTCACCGGGTCCAAGGGGGAGATTAGGAAGAACTGCAGGAGGCTCAACAACTACCACTGA